The Gammaproteobacteria bacterium DNA window GCCGCCGATGCGCGCGAGTTGGTCACCACCCTCGGCGATTCGGTGTCGTTCTACAAACTCGGTCTTGAATTGTTCATGAGCGACGGTTATTTCCCGCTGCTGCACGACCTGCTTGGCGCCGGCAAGAAGGTTTTTGTGGATCTGAAATTCTTCGATGTTCCGCGCACTGTCGGCGCCGCGGTGCGGCGGCTGGATGAGCACGGCGCCTGTTTTGTGTCGGTGCACGGCAACGACGGCATGTTGAAGGCGGCGGCGCGGGAGAAAGGGCGGCAGAAAATACTCGCCGTCACCGCGCTCACCAGTCTTGACCGCGGCGACCTGCGCGACCTCGGCTTCCGGTGCGAGGTCGGCGACCTGGTGCTGTCGCGCGCCCGGCGCGCGCTGGAGGCCGGCTGCGACGGCGTTGTGGCGTCGGGGCTTGAGGCGGAAGCGCTGCGGCAATCGTTAGGGCGGGAATTGCTCGTCGTCGTGCCGGGCATCCGCCCGCTGGACAACGATGATGACCAGAAGCGCACGGTCAATGTCGAGCAGGCGTTCCGCCACGGCGCCGACTACATCGTCGTCGGCAGGCCCATCCGCGAGGCCGCCGACCCGCGCGCCGCGGCACAGGACATCCAGCGCCGGATTGCGGCGTTGTTCGCCTGACGCCGCCGCCGGCAAACCCATGGCATCCAGCCCCGAAAAGCCCCCGCAACCCCCCGCGCCCCGACCCGGGCAACAGCGTCCTGCGCCTGCGCCCGGCGGCCCGCCGCGCCGCGCCGCGCCCGGCCACGCCACCACACCCGAACCCCCGCCCAACCCCCCATCCGCCCCGCCGCCCGGCATCGGCCTTATCGGCGTCGGCGCCATCCTCGCCTCCATGGTCTTGAGCGGCTTCCTGCTGGGCTATTGGACCGACGCCTGGCTTGATACAAGGCCGCTGTTCATGCTAATATTCGCCGGTCTCGGATTGATCGGCGGCATACTGAAAGTGCACAAATTGCTGACTTGAAGCCCGCCAACACCGTATCACAACACATTCGCAATAAATGCAGTGTATGGCATTGGAAAAAAGGTCGTGCAACGACAGGTTGCCGCCGCGCTGGCCGTATCGGCCGGCTTTTTTTTCATGCAGGGGCAGGCGCCCGCGTGGGCGGCATGGTCGGCGCTTTACGGCGGACTGGTCGCGGTATTGCTGTCGCTCATTCTTGCGGTGCAACTGAGGCGCCTCGACAAGCGGCTTGAAAAAAAGGAAATGGTAAGCACAGGATTGTTGATTCTCGGCGTCGCGCCGCGCATGTTGCTGGTGCTCGCCGCCTTTGCCGCCGGCATCATCGTGTGGCGCTTTGAGCCGCTGCCGATGCTTGCCGCCTTCACCGTCTGCTATCTGGCCTGGTGGCTGAGCCTGCGCGAGGCGCGCAAATGAACGGCGGCGGCGAAAAAATGGGCACCGTCGAGTACATCCAGCACCACCTGACCAACCTCTGCGCCGGCGCCGACTGCGAATCCGACGCCATCATCAAACTCAACGCATGGCATCTCGACACCATCTTCTTCAGCGTCCTGCTCGGCGCGCTGATGGTGCTGCTGGCGTGGCGCATCGGCCGCCGCGTGACGCCGGGCGAGCCGTCGGGGCTGGTCAATGTCGCCGAGGTGCTGGTCGAGTTCGTCAACAAGCAGGTCGCCGATGTGTTCCCCAAACCCAACCCGCTGATCGGGCCGATGGCGCTGACCATCTTCGTCTGGGTGCTGCTGATGAACGCGATGGACCTGGTGCCGGTGGACCTGCTGCCGGAGGCGGCCAAACTGATCGGCGTGCATTACCTGAAAGTGGTGCCCACCACCGACATCAGCGCCACCCTCGCGCTGGCGCTGACCGTGTTCGCGCTGACGATCTTCTACGGCCTCCGGGTCAAGGGCGTCGTCGGCTACATCAAGGGTTTTTTGTTTCACCCGTTCGGCAAGTTTCTGGTGCCGGTCAACATCGTGATGACCGCCATCGAGGAACTGGCCAAGCCGCTGAGCCTGGCGCTGCGCCTGTTCGGCAACCTGTTCGCGGGCGAACTGGTGTTTCTGCTGATTGCGCTGATTGGCGGGACGCTCGCGGTCGGCGTGGCCGCGCTGTTCTGGCTGCCGCTGCAGGTCAGTCTTGACCTCGCGTGGCTGATTTTCCACCTGCTCGTGGTGACGCTGCAGGCCTTCATCTTCATGGTGCTGACCGTGGTCTATCTCGGCATGGCGCACCAGGAGGAACATTGAGATTTTTTTACAAGGAGAAAGTTAATGACACCTGACATGATTGCAACCATTTACGCCTACACCGCTGTCGGCGTCGGCGTCATCCTCGCCGCCGCCGGCCTCGGTTCGGCCATCGGCTGGGGGCTGATTTGCGCGAAGACACTCGAGGGCATCGCGCGCCAGCCCGAACTGCGCCCGCAACTGATGACCAACATGTTCATCTTCGCCGGCCTGATGGAATCGTTTCCGTTCATCATCCTGGCGTTCGCGATGTGGTTCCTGTTCGCCAACCCGTTCGTCGGCGCGCTGGCCGCCGCGCTGGTCGCCGGATGAGCATCACCTCGACGCTTTTCGCCCAGGTCGCGGCGTTCCTGATACTCATCTGGCTCGTCAACCGCTTCCTGTGGGAGCCGCTGACGAAGGCGCTGGACGAGCGCCGCCAAAAGGTCGCCGAAGGGCTGGCCGCCGGCGAGCAGGGCCGCAAGGACCTGGAGGAATCGCAGGCGCGCATCCGCCTGATGGAGGAAGAGGCGCGCAACCAGGCCGCCAATGTCATCGCCCAGGCCGAGAAGCGCGCGACCGGCATCGTCGAAGAGGCGAAGGTCGCCGCGCGCGAGGAAGCCGAGCGCATCAAGCACGCGGCGCAGAGCGAGATTGAGCAGCAGGTGCTGCAAGCGCGCGAGGGTCTGCGGCGCGAGGTCGGCGGCATTGTCATCGCCGGCAGCGAGCGCGTCCTGGGCAGGGAAGTGGACGCCGGCGTGCACGCCGGCGCGCTGCGGGAACTGGAAAGCCGGCTGTAACGATGTCGGAATTGATTACCGCGGCAAGGCCCTACGCGCGCGCCGCGTTTGAATTCGCGCGCGAGCACGACGCCGTTGACAGATGGTCGCAGTCGCTCACGCTGCTGGCGGCGGCGGCGTCGGACGACGCCGTCAGGCGCCTGATACAGGACCCGCGCTGCCCGCCGTCGCGCATCGCCGGTTTGATGGTCGCCGTCGCCGGCGACGCCGCGGACGAGTACATCCGCAACTTTGTGCAACTGCTGGCCGCCAACCGACGCCTCGCGCTGGCCGCGCCGATTGCCGACCTGTTCACGGCCTACCGCGCCGCCGCCGAGGAGCGCATGCACGCCGAGATTGTCAGCGCGTTTGAACTCGACCCGGCGCAGCGCGAGGCCATCCGCGCGGCGCTGGCGCGCCGCATGGGCAAAGAGGTGGAAGTCGCCTGCCGGGTGGAGCCGGCGCTGCTCGCGGGCGCCGTCGTGCGCGCCGGCGATTTTGTGATGGACGGCTCGCTCAGGGGCAAACTCGACAAACTGGCCGCCGAACTGTCCCGTTAATCCGCAACAAGTCAAAGACAAAGACAAAGGAATGAAATCATGCAATTGAGTCCCACTGAAATCAGCGGTCTTATCAAGAAGAAGATCGAGAACTTCGAGGCGCCGCCCGAGGCCCGCACCGAGGGCACGATTGTCGGCCTGACCGACGGCATCGTGCGCATCCACGGATTGCGCGATGTGATGTACGGCGAGATGATCCAGTTCGAGGGCGACCTCTATGGCATGGCGCTGAACCTCGAGCGCGACTCGGTCGGCGCCGTCGTGCTGGGCGACTACGAGGGCCTGAAAGAGGGCGACGCCTGCCACTGCACCGGGCGCATTCTCGAGGTGCCCGTCGGCCCCGAACTCGAGGGCCGCGTCGTGGACGCGCTCGGCAACCCGCTCGACGGCAAGGGGCCGATCAACGCGCAGCAGACATCGCCGGTGGAGAAAGTCGCGCCCGGCGTGATTACGCGCCAGTCCGTCAGCCAGCCGGTGCAGACCGGCTTGAAGGCGATTGACTCGATGGTGCCGATAGGCCGCGGCCAGCGCGAGTTGATCATCGGCGACCGCCAGGTCGGCAAGACCGCGGTCGCGGTGGACACCATCATCAGCCAGAAGGGCGGCGATTTGATCTGCATTTATGTCGCGGTCGGGCAGAAGCAGTCGTCGGTCGCCGGCGTCGTCCGCAAACTGGAGGAATACGGCGCGATGGAACACACCATCGTCGTTGCGGCGAGCGCGTCGGACCCGGCGTCCATGCAGTTTCTGGCGCCGTTCTCCGGCTGCGCGATGGGTGAGTATTACCGCGACAGCGGGCGCGACGCGCTGATTATCTA harbors:
- the pyrF gene encoding orotidine-5'-phosphate decarboxylase — protein: MTSTKATETPIPAAERLIFALDVPGAADARELVTTLGDSVSFYKLGLELFMSDGYFPLLHDLLGAGKKVFVDLKFFDVPRTVGAAVRRLDEHGACFVSVHGNDGMLKAAAREKGRQKILAVTALTSLDRGDLRDLGFRCEVGDLVLSRARRALEAGCDGVVASGLEAEALRQSLGRELLVVVPGIRPLDNDDDQKRTVNVEQAFRHGADYIVVGRPIREAADPRAAAQDIQRRIAALFA
- a CDS encoding AtpZ/AtpI family protein, translated to MASSPEKPPQPPAPRPGQQRPAPAPGGPPRRAAPGHATTPEPPPNPPSAPPPGIGLIGVGAILASMVLSGFLLGYWTDAWLDTRPLFMLIFAGLGLIGGILKVHKLLT
- a CDS encoding ATP synthase subunit I — its product is MQRQVAAALAVSAGFFFMQGQAPAWAAWSALYGGLVAVLLSLILAVQLRRLDKRLEKKEMVSTGLLILGVAPRMLLVLAAFAAGIIVWRFEPLPMLAAFTVCYLAWWLSLREARK
- the atpB gene encoding F0F1 ATP synthase subunit A, which codes for MNGGGEKMGTVEYIQHHLTNLCAGADCESDAIIKLNAWHLDTIFFSVLLGALMVLLAWRIGRRVTPGEPSGLVNVAEVLVEFVNKQVADVFPKPNPLIGPMALTIFVWVLLMNAMDLVPVDLLPEAAKLIGVHYLKVVPTTDISATLALALTVFALTIFYGLRVKGVVGYIKGFLFHPFGKFLVPVNIVMTAIEELAKPLSLALRLFGNLFAGELVFLLIALIGGTLAVGVAALFWLPLQVSLDLAWLIFHLLVVTLQAFIFMVLTVVYLGMAHQEEH
- the atpE gene encoding F0F1 ATP synthase subunit C — translated: MTPDMIATIYAYTAVGVGVILAAAGLGSAIGWGLICAKTLEGIARQPELRPQLMTNMFIFAGLMESFPFIILAFAMWFLFANPFVGALAAALVAG
- a CDS encoding F0F1 ATP synthase subunit B, whose protein sequence is MSITSTLFAQVAAFLILIWLVNRFLWEPLTKALDERRQKVAEGLAAGEQGRKDLEESQARIRLMEEEARNQAANVIAQAEKRATGIVEEAKVAAREEAERIKHAAQSEIEQQVLQAREGLRREVGGIVIAGSERVLGREVDAGVHAGALRELESRL
- a CDS encoding F0F1 ATP synthase subunit delta, which translates into the protein MSELITAARPYARAAFEFAREHDAVDRWSQSLTLLAAAASDDAVRRLIQDPRCPPSRIAGLMVAVAGDAADEYIRNFVQLLAANRRLALAAPIADLFTAYRAAAEERMHAEIVSAFELDPAQREAIRAALARRMGKEVEVACRVEPALLAGAVVRAGDFVMDGSLRGKLDKLAAELSR
- the atpA gene encoding F0F1 ATP synthase subunit alpha gives rise to the protein MQLSPTEISGLIKKKIENFEAPPEARTEGTIVGLTDGIVRIHGLRDVMYGEMIQFEGDLYGMALNLERDSVGAVVLGDYEGLKEGDACHCTGRILEVPVGPELEGRVVDALGNPLDGKGPINAQQTSPVEKVAPGVITRQSVSQPVQTGLKAIDSMVPIGRGQRELIIGDRQVGKTAVAVDTIISQKGGDLICIYVAVGQKQSSVAGVVRKLEEYGAMEHTIVVAASASDPASMQFLAPFSGCAMGEYYRDSGRDALIIYDDLTKQAWAYRQISLLLRRPPGREAYPGDVFYLHSRLLERAARVNPLYVEKSTGGKVKERTGSLTALPIIETQAGDVSAFVPTNVISITDGQIFLETDLFNSGFRPAMNAGLSVSRVGGAAQTKVIKKLGGGIRLALAQYRELAAFSQFASDLDEQTRKQLERGERIMELMKQKQYSPLKTAEMAVSLFAADRGYLDDIETAKVGAFEEALHAHLRAEHAALMQQLDETADFNDDIEKQMKQAVESFKANGAW